The Sphingobacterium bambusae genome includes a window with the following:
- the rpe gene encoding ribulose-phosphate 3-epimerase: MSTTKHLIAPSVLAADFARLYEEVHMVNNSEADWFHIDIMDGLFVPNISFGFPVMQAIAKHATKPLDVHLMIVDPDRYLKACKEAGAAVITVHYEACTHLHRTLAGIRELGCKAGVALNPHTPVSLLKDVIRDIDLVCLMSVNPGFGGQKFIEQTYSKIKELRALAAAVNDALLIEIDGGVGRNNAAQLLEAGADVLVAGSSVFGAANPTLAVQELKHISTGNKSV; this comes from the coding sequence ATGTCTACAACAAAACACTTGATTGCACCCTCGGTGCTAGCCGCCGATTTTGCGCGACTTTACGAGGAGGTGCACATGGTTAACAACAGTGAGGCCGATTGGTTCCATATCGATATTATGGATGGGCTGTTTGTGCCCAATATATCCTTTGGATTTCCGGTAATGCAGGCTATTGCCAAGCATGCCACGAAACCGCTGGACGTGCACCTGATGATTGTTGACCCGGATCGGTATTTGAAGGCATGTAAAGAGGCCGGTGCGGCGGTCATCACCGTTCACTATGAGGCTTGCACGCACCTGCACCGCACCTTGGCTGGCATCCGCGAACTGGGTTGCAAGGCTGGCGTTGCCCTCAATCCGCATACGCCCGTAAGCCTGCTGAAGGATGTGATTCGCGATATCGACCTCGTATGCTTGATGTCGGTAAACCCCGGCTTTGGCGGGCAGAAATTTATCGAACAAACCTATAGCAAGATTAAAGAGCTTCGCGCCCTAGCAGCTGCTGTTAACGACGCGCTGTTAATTGAAATTGATGGCGGGGTGGGACGCAATAATGCCGCGCAACTACTTGAGGCGGGAGCCGATGTGTTGGTGGCTGGAAGCAGTGTTTTTGGCGCTGCAAATCCAACCCTCGCTGTGCAGGAATTAAAGCATATAAGCACTGGAAATAAGTCTGTTTAG
- a CDS encoding bifunctional aconitate hydratase 2/2-methylisocitrate dehydratase has product MMSTYNDYIQEIEERKQQGLHPKPIDGADLLSDIITQIKDSGNPYRADSLNFFIYNTLPGTTSAAGVKAKFLKEIILGEATVAEITPAYAFELLSHMKGGPSIEVLLDLALGADAAQAAEAAKVLKTQVFLYDADIERLKNAFEAGNGVAKDILESYAKAEFFTQLPDVAEEIKVVTFIAGEGDISTDLLSPGNQAHSRSDRELHGKCMITPAAQDEIRALQAKHPDASVMLIAEKGTMGVGSSRMSGVNNVALWTGKQASPYVPFVNIAPIVGGTNGISPIFLTTVDVTGGIGLDLKNWVKKVDADGTVVRNEKGEPILEEVYSVATGTELTINTKTKKLYNGDKELIDIAKAFTPQKMEFIKAGGSYAIVFGKKIQTVAAKILGIEATPVFAPSKEISVEGQGLTAVEKIFNRNAVGTTPGKVLHAGSDVRVEVNIVGSQDTTGLMTAQELESMAATVISPIVDGAYQSGCHTASVWDKKAQANIPKLMKFMNDFGLITARDPKGEYHSMTDVIHKVLNDITVDEWAIIIGGDSHTRMSKGVAFGADSGTVALALATGEASMPIPESVKVTFKGEMKDYMDFRDVVHATQAQMLKQFAGENVFQGRIIEVHIGTLPADQAFTFTDWTAEMKAKASICISQDDTLIESLEIAKGRIQIMIDKGMDNDKHVLQGLINRADKRIAEIKSGEKPALTPDENAKYYAEVVIDLDIIAEPMIADPDVNNDDVSKRYTHDTIRALSYYAGEKKVDLGFVGSCMVHKGDLKIVSQMLKNLEEQQGKVEFHAPLVVAAPTYNIIDELTAEGDWEILQRYSGFEFSDMLPKSNARTEYENIMYLERPGCNLCMGNQEKAAKGDTVLATSTRLFQGRVVEDSERKKGESLLASTPVVVLSAILGRIPNVEEYKNAVKGIDLTKFAPPVKQLVG; this is encoded by the coding sequence ATGATGAGTACTTACAACGATTATATTCAAGAGATTGAAGAAAGAAAACAGCAAGGCTTACACCCTAAACCGATTGATGGCGCAGACCTGCTAAGTGACATTATCACACAAATTAAAGACTCGGGCAATCCGTACCGAGCAGATTCGCTAAACTTTTTTATTTACAACACCCTACCGGGCACCACCAGTGCAGCGGGCGTTAAGGCTAAGTTCTTAAAAGAAATTATCCTAGGCGAAGCGACGGTAGCCGAGATCACGCCGGCTTATGCTTTCGAGCTCTTGTCGCACATGAAAGGTGGCCCTTCCATTGAAGTGTTACTAGACTTGGCGTTGGGCGCTGACGCGGCGCAAGCGGCTGAGGCGGCGAAGGTGTTGAAAACACAGGTGTTCTTGTATGACGCCGATATCGAACGTTTAAAAAATGCCTTCGAAGCTGGAAACGGCGTGGCTAAAGATATTTTAGAGAGCTATGCAAAAGCAGAGTTCTTTACCCAATTGCCTGATGTTGCCGAAGAAATCAAAGTCGTGACGTTTATTGCTGGTGAAGGCGATATCTCGACGGACTTACTTTCTCCGGGAAATCAAGCGCACTCGCGCTCGGATCGTGAGTTGCACGGTAAATGTATGATTACCCCTGCTGCGCAGGATGAAATTCGCGCTTTACAAGCGAAACACCCGGATGCAAGCGTAATGTTAATCGCCGAAAAAGGTACCATGGGCGTAGGCTCATCGCGTATGTCGGGGGTAAACAACGTGGCTTTGTGGACGGGTAAGCAGGCTAGCCCATATGTTCCTTTTGTGAACATCGCGCCAATTGTGGGTGGTACCAATGGCATTTCGCCTATCTTCTTGACAACCGTAGATGTAACAGGCGGGATTGGTCTAGACCTTAAAAACTGGGTGAAGAAGGTTGATGCCGATGGAACCGTGGTACGCAACGAAAAAGGGGAACCTATCTTAGAAGAGGTTTACTCGGTAGCGACCGGAACGGAGTTGACCATCAACACGAAAACAAAGAAATTATACAACGGCGATAAAGAGCTTATCGATATTGCGAAGGCTTTTACACCACAAAAAATGGAGTTTATCAAAGCGGGCGGTTCTTACGCTATCGTTTTTGGTAAAAAAATACAGACGGTTGCCGCGAAGATCCTCGGTATAGAGGCTACGCCGGTATTTGCGCCATCCAAAGAAATTTCGGTGGAAGGACAAGGACTGACAGCTGTTGAGAAGATTTTCAACAGAAATGCCGTAGGTACAACACCGGGCAAGGTATTGCATGCCGGATCGGATGTACGCGTAGAAGTGAACATCGTAGGCTCGCAGGATACCACCGGGTTGATGACTGCGCAAGAGTTGGAATCTATGGCTGCAACGGTAATTTCACCGATCGTAGATGGTGCTTACCAATCGGGCTGTCACACGGCGTCTGTGTGGGATAAGAAAGCGCAGGCAAATATTCCGAAGTTGATGAAGTTCATGAACGATTTCGGATTGATCACCGCTCGCGACCCGAAAGGAGAATACCATTCCATGACGGATGTGATCCACAAGGTGCTTAACGATATCACGGTGGATGAATGGGCGATCATTATTGGTGGCGATTCGCACACGCGGATGTCCAAAGGGGTGGCTTTCGGTGCCGATTCGGGCACAGTAGCACTTGCTTTGGCTACGGGCGAGGCGTCCATGCCTATCCCAGAGTCGGTGAAGGTTACCTTCAAGGGCGAAATGAAAGACTACATGGACTTCCGTGATGTGGTGCATGCAACGCAAGCGCAAATGTTGAAGCAGTTTGCTGGCGAAAATGTGTTCCAAGGAAGAATTATCGAGGTACATATCGGTACGCTTCCTGCGGATCAGGCCTTTACCTTTACGGATTGGACGGCCGAGATGAAAGCGAAAGCTTCGATCTGTATATCGCAGGACGACACCTTGATCGAATCGTTGGAGATCGCCAAAGGGCGGATCCAGATTATGATCGATAAAGGCATGGACAACGATAAGCATGTACTTCAAGGATTGATCAACAGAGCGGATAAACGTATTGCTGAAATCAAATCGGGTGAGAAACCTGCGTTGACGCCTGATGAAAATGCGAAATATTACGCCGAGGTGGTGATTGACTTGGATATTATTGCCGAGCCAATGATTGCCGATCCGGATGTGAACAACGACGATGTATCTAAACGCTATACGCACGATACCATTCGCGCCCTTTCGTACTACGCGGGTGAGAAGAAGGTTGACCTTGGTTTCGTTGGTTCTTGTATGGTGCACAAAGGCGATTTGAAAATCGTTTCGCAGATGCTCAAAAACTTGGAAGAGCAACAAGGTAAGGTGGAGTTCCATGCACCATTGGTGGTGGCAGCGCCAACCTACAACATTATTGATGAGCTAACGGCCGAAGGCGATTGGGAAATCCTACAACGCTATTCTGGTTTTGAGTTTAGCGATATGTTACCAAAAAGCAATGCCCGTACGGAATATGAAAATATCATGTACCTAGAGCGCCCTGGCTGTAACCTATGTATGGGAAATCAGGAGAAGGCTGCTAAAGGTGATACGGTATTGGCGACCTCAACGCGTCTTTTCCAAGGACGTGTGGTGGAAGATTCCGAACGTAAAAAAGGAGAGTCCTTATTGGCTTCAACGCCCGTGGTGGTGCTCTCGGCTATATTGGGAAGAATTCCGAATGTGGAAGAATATAAAAATGCAGTGAAGGGCATCGACTTAACGAAGTTTGCTCCTCCTGTGAAGCAGTTGGTTGGATAG